From Campylobacterota bacterium, one genomic window encodes:
- a CDS encoding phosphomannomutase/phosphoglucomutase, with translation MKSVIFRLYDIRGIVDQELIIDQVYDLARAIVTKIKHKHQGIKQVIVGRDGRSHSSLIHRHVCNAIIDSGLDVIDIGICPTPIVYFAVHVLDIPTGLVITASHNPKEYNGIKMWGIAGPQIQEIRTIFEEKTFTPLADNKGSIIDKPMIDDYIAYLVEQFPHLVGNNIGCVIDCGNATGSTVLPKLVTAMKWKNVKLLYDQLDGDFPHHHPDPTLPENMQDVAQALTTDSSLELGAGLDGDCDRMNPMTKNGTLIPGDKVLALFAKKVIQDIPGAGIVLDIKGSASIMKLLQEWGGKAHMAPSGHTMIKQAMAEQKALLGGELSCHFFFHDRYFGYDDGIYSILRLFEIIQQENKPLEKLLELLPDTLNSPEFRIECEGEENKAKIVDHVKSVFAARNDADLITIDGVKAHTPYGWGLVRASNTQPVISLRFEAENEQNLKQIKQDFVDALTPYYDSNELREKFEL, from the coding sequence ATGAAAAGCGTGATTTTTAGGCTCTATGATATCCGTGGCATTGTTGATCAAGAACTCATCATTGATCAGGTATATGATCTTGCCCGCGCCATCGTTACCAAGATTAAGCATAAACACCAAGGCATTAAACAAGTCATCGTAGGACGTGACGGAAGATCTCACTCGTCACTTATTCATCGCCATGTTTGCAACGCTATCATTGATAGTGGGCTTGATGTCATTGACATTGGCATTTGTCCGACCCCCATTGTCTACTTTGCAGTGCATGTCCTTGACATTCCCACAGGGCTTGTTATCACAGCGTCACACAATCCCAAAGAATACAACGGCATTAAAATGTGGGGCATTGCTGGTCCTCAAATTCAGGAAATTCGTACAATCTTTGAAGAAAAAACATTCACCCCTCTTGCCGACAACAAAGGTAGCATAATCGATAAACCTATGATTGATGACTACATAGCATACCTCGTCGAGCAATTTCCTCATTTAGTCGGCAACAACATAGGCTGTGTAATTGACTGTGGCAATGCCACAGGGAGCACAGTACTACCTAAACTTGTAACCGCTATGAAATGGAAAAATGTAAAACTACTTTATGACCAGCTTGATGGCGATTTTCCCCACCATCATCCAGATCCAACGCTTCCCGAAAACATGCAAGATGTTGCTCAGGCTCTTACCACAGATAGCTCACTTGAACTAGGCGCAGGCCTTGATGGTGATTGCGATCGAATGAATCCGATGACCAAAAATGGCACCTTGATCCCAGGGGACAAGGTTTTAGCTCTATTTGCAAAAAAAGTAATTCAGGACATACCGGGCGCCGGTATAGTGCTTGACATTAAGGGATCGGCTAGTATTATGAAGCTTTTACAGGAGTGGGGAGGAAAAGCTCATATGGCTCCATCAGGGCACACAATGATTAAACAGGCCATGGCAGAACAAAAAGCTCTTTTGGGCGGCGAACTGAGCTGTCACTTCTTTTTTCACGATCGTTATTTTGGCTACGATGATGGTATTTACTCCATCCTCAGGCTGTTTGAAATTATACAACAAGAAAATAAACCACTAGAAAAACTCCTAGAACTACTACCCGATACGCTCAACTCTCCAGAGTTTCGCATTGAATGTGAAGGTGAGGAGAATAAAGCAAAAATAGTTGATCACGTAAAAAGTGTTTTTGCAGCCCGTAATGATGCTGATTTAATAACTATTGATGGCGTTAAAGCTCACACACCCTATGGCTGGGGCCTTGTTCGAGCATCCAACACTCAACCAGTTATCAGCCTACGCTTTGAAGCTGAAAACGAACAAAATTTAAAGCAAATCAAACAAGATTTTGTTGATGCACTCACACCATACTATGACTCCAATGAGTTAAGGGAAAAATTTGAACTTTAA
- a CDS encoding deoxyribonuclease IV, translated as MNFKNMLGLHLRLKDSISSLAREASSYAIPIFQFFLTTQKDGKYIPISRDDYKEFNHLRQSFDPALFIHSSYWINPSSGNKACLNSSKKLLTKEIKTANRLDIPYLVLHPGSAKGFTGAQKDYKQAGITTLADTLNSVLKHEPNIKILLENTAHGNYSIGSDLTDFAKLYQYLDKPEQVGFCLDFAHAYAYGYDISKVDEFVAFVEQNMPLEHIKLIHLNDTNETHGSQKDSHAAPGEGKIGSTILKQYLKHEKLKTIPRIVEAPVMSETDTQKLLKTLYKW; from the coding sequence TTGAACTTTAAAAATATGCTTGGCCTGCACCTTCGTTTAAAAGACTCTATATCATCTCTTGCTCGGGAAGCGAGCTCGTACGCTATTCCAATTTTTCAATTTTTTCTAACAACGCAAAAAGACGGTAAATACATTCCCATTTCAAGAGATGATTACAAAGAATTTAACCATCTTCGCCAAAGTTTTGATCCTGCGCTCTTTATTCACAGCTCCTACTGGATTAACCCATCAAGTGGAAACAAAGCATGCCTTAATTCATCAAAAAAACTTCTTACCAAAGAAATTAAAACTGCAAATAGGCTGGATATTCCTTACCTTGTGCTTCACCCAGGCTCAGCAAAAGGCTTTACCGGTGCGCAAAAAGATTACAAACAAGCTGGCATTACAACGCTTGCGGATACACTCAACAGTGTTTTAAAGCATGAACCAAATATAAAAATCCTATTAGAAAACACAGCCCATGGTAACTACTCAATTGGCAGCGATCTCACTGACTTTGCAAAGCTTTATCAGTATCTTGATAAGCCCGAACAAGTGGGATTTTGCCTCGACTTCGCCCATGCATATGCCTACGGTTATGATATTTCAAAGGTTGATGAATTTGTTGCCTTCGTAGAGCAAAACATGCCCCTGGAACATATAAAACTCATACACCTTAATGACACAAATGAAACTCACGGCTCCCAAAAAGACTCTCACGCAGCTCCAGGGGAGGGCAAGATAGGATCTACAATACTAAAGCAGTATCTCAAGCATGAAAAGCTCAAAACCATTCCACGTATCGTTGAAGCTCCCGTCATGAGTGAAACTGATACCCAGAAACTGCTCAAAACCCTTTATAAATGGTAG
- the rplU gene encoding 50S ribosomal protein L21 has translation MEQNQKPVFNQYAIFQTGGKQYQAIPGKTIAVEKLEGDAGSEISFSEVLFKKTGEDKFEFGKPYIEGAAVKASVVKHTKGDKVIVFKFKRRKKHRTKTGHRQPITVLRIESI, from the coding sequence ATGGAACAAAATCAAAAACCGGTGTTTAACCAATACGCTATCTTTCAGACTGGCGGCAAGCAGTACCAGGCTATTCCAGGAAAAACTATTGCGGTAGAAAAGCTTGAGGGCGATGCTGGAAGCGAGATCTCTTTTTCTGAGGTATTGTTTAAAAAGACTGGCGAAGACAAATTTGAATTTGGTAAGCCGTACATTGAAGGTGCTGCAGTTAAAGCGAGTGTTGTGAAACACACCAAGGGCGACAAAGTTATTGTTTTCAAATTTAAGCGCCGTAAAAAGCACCGTACAAAGACGGGCCATAGACAGCCGATTACGGTTCTTCGTATCGAGAGCATCTAA
- a CDS encoding rhodanese-related sulfurtransferase — translation MKKHILLFYKYVDIDNLKAIKDWQLDLCTQLKLTGRIILAHEGINATVCGAPDATDAYINAMNEHELFGGIDFKCDVVSGKYDYFPKLSVKIKQEIVNLGIDPTKVSAKETSQHLTPQQAHQLIEENDKDLVILDARNNYESAIGTFSGAITPDIKTFREFPEYIDQNQSEFKDKKVLMFCTGGIRCERATAYLSKQKLAKEVYQIEGGIVRYAQHYPDGFFRGKNYVFDARVSVPITDDILGSCSLCSQPCDEYINCRNASCNNHVIACQQCQNTYNKTCSNVCKELLEQKKVAPRPERKTVKAVV, via the coding sequence ATGAAAAAACATATTCTCTTATTTTACAAGTACGTCGATATTGACAATCTCAAAGCCATTAAAGACTGGCAGCTTGACCTTTGCACACAACTTAAGCTAACTGGTCGTATTATTTTGGCCCACGAAGGCATTAATGCCACGGTCTGTGGAGCTCCTGACGCAACGGACGCCTACATTAATGCAATGAATGAACATGAACTGTTTGGCGGCATAGATTTTAAGTGCGATGTGGTCAGCGGTAAATACGACTACTTCCCGAAGCTCTCGGTAAAAATAAAACAAGAGATAGTTAACCTAGGGATCGATCCTACAAAAGTCTCAGCAAAAGAAACCAGCCAGCATCTCACCCCGCAGCAAGCACATCAACTCATAGAAGAGAATGACAAGGACCTTGTCATTCTAGACGCACGTAACAATTATGAATCAGCCATTGGCACATTTAGCGGTGCCATCACACCAGACATCAAGACATTTCGTGAGTTCCCGGAGTACATCGATCAAAACCAAAGCGAGTTCAAAGATAAAAAAGTTCTTATGTTCTGCACTGGCGGCATTCGCTGCGAACGCGCAACAGCCTACCTTTCAAAACAAAAACTCGCCAAAGAAGTATATCAGATTGAAGGTGGCATTGTTCGTTATGCTCAACACTATCCAGACGGATTTTTTAGAGGTAAAAACTACGTTTTTGATGCACGTGTTAGCGTTCCAATAACCGACGATATCTTGGGTTCATGCTCCCTGTGCAGTCAACCGTGCGACGAGTACATCAACTGCCGCAACGCTTCATGCAATAACCATGTCATAGCGTGCCAGCAGTGCCAAAACACATACAACAAAACATGTAGTAATGTTTGCAAAGAGTTACTGGAGCAAAAGAAAGTCGCTCCACGACCTGAACGTAAAACTGTTAAAGCCGTAGTTTAA
- a CDS encoding DedA family protein translates to MMGWIRRTYNWMCQKTCSRYGVVWLAFFFFIEASFFIVPVDPILILFCIKDSRRSFFYATIATLSSVIGGVFGYFIGSVLWSSIGPFFLKWIISQEVFDSAVAKYRFYQNWAVLIAGFTPIPYKAVTITAGFCRLPIAPFIMYSLIARAARFYLVAGATWMWGPQIEGFIDRYFNYLVVAFAGLVIVCAGALR, encoded by the coding sequence ATGATGGGTTGGATTCGACGTACGTACAATTGGATGTGTCAGAAAACTTGTTCACGTTACGGTGTGGTTTGGTTAGCATTTTTCTTTTTTATTGAGGCGTCGTTTTTTATTGTTCCTGTCGACCCGATTCTCATTTTATTTTGCATCAAGGACAGTCGGCGATCATTTTTTTATGCTACCATTGCGACGTTGTCGTCGGTTATTGGTGGTGTGTTCGGATATTTTATTGGTTCAGTGCTGTGGAGCAGCATTGGACCATTTTTTTTGAAATGGATTATTTCTCAAGAGGTATTTGACAGCGCGGTTGCAAAATACAGATTTTATCAAAATTGGGCAGTGCTCATTGCAGGCTTTACCCCAATTCCTTACAAAGCGGTTACCATTACCGCTGGTTTTTGTCGGCTTCCAATAGCTCCGTTTATTATGTATTCGCTGATTGCCCGTGCTGCTCGTTTTTATTTGGTTGCCGGTGCAACCTGGATGTGGGGACCTCAGATAGAAGGTTTTATTGATCGTTATTTTAATTATCTGGTTGTAGCATTTGCGGGACTTGTTATTGTCTGTGCTGGGGCATTGCGTTAA
- a CDS encoding glycine--tRNA ligase, producing MSSPSLEKEKTTHTVEATQSSVTLEKIVALCKRRGFVYPTADIYSGLNGVYDFGPLGAQMRLNIKEAWRTSLTRYPEDVLFFDGAQLGSEAMWKASGHLDNFSDPMVDCLNCKKRFRADELDLEKGCQSCGVKNWTDVRQFQLMFQTQLGALADATSVAYLRPETAQSIFVNFKNIMSSNRVKIPFGVAQIGKAFRNEITPKQFLFRMREFEQMELEFFCHPDESDKYFELWRERRRDFYDSLGLNKERVRLRPHESDELAHYSKCCDDVEYNFPFGWKELEGIAHRSDYDLSQHTKHSGKDLVVFDEQTKQSYTPHVVECSVGVDRLFLTLLFDGYKEDVIDGEARTVLSLHPSVAPVKVAVLSLTNKLNEQTQKLYTDLKKTGLSMQFDAGGSIGKRYRRQDEIGTPLCVTYDFDSENDQAVTVRDRDTCKQERVAIDQLEGYIKERVGC from the coding sequence ATGTCCTCTCCATCTCTTGAAAAAGAAAAAACTACTCATACCGTTGAAGCAACACAGAGTAGCGTAACGCTTGAAAAAATTGTAGCTCTATGTAAACGCAGAGGGTTTGTGTATCCGACTGCCGACATTTACTCTGGCCTTAACGGGGTGTATGACTTTGGTCCGTTGGGCGCTCAAATGCGCTTAAACATCAAAGAAGCATGGCGTACGTCATTAACCCGTTATCCTGAAGACGTCTTGTTTTTTGATGGAGCTCAGCTTGGTTCTGAGGCGATGTGGAAAGCCTCAGGTCATTTAGACAATTTTTCTGATCCGATGGTTGATTGCTTGAACTGCAAAAAGCGATTTCGTGCTGATGAGCTTGACCTTGAAAAGGGTTGTCAGTCATGTGGTGTTAAAAATTGGACTGATGTACGTCAGTTTCAGCTGATGTTTCAGACACAGCTGGGAGCACTGGCTGATGCAACCAGCGTTGCGTATTTGCGTCCAGAAACAGCACAGTCTATTTTTGTAAACTTTAAAAATATTATGTCGAGCAACAGGGTAAAAATTCCGTTTGGAGTTGCCCAAATTGGTAAGGCATTTCGTAACGAAATTACCCCGAAACAATTTCTCTTTCGCATGCGTGAATTTGAGCAGATGGAGCTTGAGTTTTTCTGTCATCCAGATGAGTCAGACAAATATTTTGAGCTGTGGCGTGAGCGAAGACGTGATTTTTATGACTCACTTGGCCTGAACAAAGAGCGTGTGCGCTTGCGTCCTCACGAGTCTGATGAGCTTGCTCACTATTCAAAATGCTGTGACGATGTTGAGTACAACTTTCCATTTGGCTGGAAAGAGCTTGAAGGCATTGCACATCGATCTGATTATGATTTATCACAACATACCAAACATTCTGGCAAAGATTTGGTTGTTTTTGACGAGCAAACAAAGCAGTCGTACACACCACACGTGGTAGAATGTTCTGTTGGTGTTGATCGTTTGTTTTTGACACTACTTTTTGACGGATACAAAGAGGATGTTATTGATGGCGAGGCGCGAACGGTTCTATCGTTGCATCCATCAGTCGCGCCAGTTAAGGTTGCGGTATTGTCGTTGACCAACAAACTCAATGAACAGACACAAAAATTATATACAGATCTTAAAAAAACTGGCTTATCTATGCAGTTTGATGCTGGTGGATCTATTGGTAAGCGCTATCGTCGTCAAGATGAAATTGGTACTCCACTGTGTGTTACGTATGATTTTGACAGCGAAAATGATCAGGCCGTGACGGTGCGTGATCGCGACACATGCAAGCAAGAACGGGTTGCCATTGACCAACTTGAGGGGTACATTAAAGAACGAGTTGGATGTTAG
- the alaS gene encoding alanine--tRNA ligase yields the protein MNSFQIRNKFLEFFEKNGHTIVPSSSLIPAQDPTLLFANAGMNQFKDVFLGNEKRSYTTAATAQKCVRAGGKHNDLDNVGFTQRHLTFFEMLGNFSFDDYFKKEAIQFAWNLLTKEFNFDTEKMYATVFKEDDEAYNIWKDVIGLSESRISKLDEKDNFWQMGDTGPCGPCSEIYVDLGPERGCGNTDCKPGCDCDRFMEVWNMVFMQYNKQEDGTLAPLGMCGVDTGMGLERLCVIMQGKNSVYQTDLFQPLIKRIEKHTGKSYEAANAQLKAAFHVLADHARSSALLIADGCSPSNEGRGYVLRKIIRRAALFSQKLSADLSLFVEVAKEFIAYFTPVYPELKTNEKLIITLLSGEIERFTNNLVQGENIFATYMAENKAKDIEQITGQQAFKLYDTYGFPLEVTILLAQENGMKVNITAFEQEMKKQKEQSRVQKKTAKEDLPQVENIITEFIGYQTTECKSPVVFVDHKDDYSWIITEKTPFYVESGGQVNDTATLTVRDTTYPVLDLVKLGDLHKPAIAAKIGNAIDGTGQRSDIKKDDVAHCLVDAQIRINTVRNHTATHMLQAALLQVLGPQVKQAGSVVNDKYLRFDFTHHEPMKPEQIAAVENIVNDRIQEDIKTEVIHTTLDDAKAQGIIAFFGEKYNPESVRVVKIPGFSAELCGGTHAPSTGIIGSFKIVSDTALATGTRRLVAITGPEAVQTFQRDFNTVKKLGELFKAKPEEVLENVDRLQKQQQETLSMLRQCKKQLLKAQIPTFSKQLTTVGKVPLLTLELEDATPDELRMICQEIEKEAPGFYFILNKDSQDSSRLNFLAYTSKDVAQTVSLKSLATELKEKFNMRGGGSPTTIQGGGVDVEAGAVKAHIKNWTAGL from the coding sequence ATGAATTCTTTTCAAATACGCAATAAATTTCTAGAGTTTTTCGAAAAAAACGGCCATACCATCGTACCAAGCTCATCACTCATTCCAGCGCAAGATCCAACCTTATTATTTGCAAATGCTGGCATGAATCAATTCAAAGACGTCTTTTTGGGCAACGAAAAACGCTCATATACCACCGCAGCAACAGCACAAAAATGTGTCAGAGCTGGCGGAAAACATAATGATTTGGACAACGTTGGCTTTACCCAGCGTCATCTGACCTTTTTTGAAATGTTGGGCAACTTCTCGTTCGACGATTATTTCAAAAAAGAGGCCATCCAATTTGCGTGGAACCTGCTCACCAAAGAGTTTAACTTTGACACCGAAAAAATGTATGCAACCGTGTTTAAAGAGGATGATGAGGCATATAACATTTGGAAAGATGTTATCGGCCTAAGCGAAAGCCGTATCTCAAAGCTGGACGAAAAAGACAACTTCTGGCAAATGGGCGACACAGGTCCATGCGGTCCATGCAGTGAAATCTATGTAGACCTAGGCCCAGAACGGGGCTGTGGCAACACTGACTGCAAACCAGGCTGTGACTGCGACCGCTTCATGGAAGTCTGGAACATGGTGTTTATGCAGTATAACAAACAGGAAGATGGGACCCTTGCCCCGCTGGGTATGTGCGGTGTTGATACCGGCATGGGGCTTGAGCGCCTATGCGTTATCATGCAAGGCAAAAACAGCGTTTATCAAACCGACCTATTTCAACCACTGATCAAACGAATTGAAAAACACACTGGCAAGTCATATGAGGCTGCAAATGCTCAACTCAAAGCGGCATTTCACGTACTAGCCGACCACGCACGCTCAAGTGCACTACTCATTGCAGATGGCTGCTCACCGTCAAATGAGGGGCGTGGCTATGTCCTACGCAAAATTATTCGTCGTGCTGCGCTTTTTTCACAAAAATTATCCGCCGATCTTTCACTGTTTGTTGAGGTGGCAAAAGAGTTTATAGCCTACTTTACACCGGTATACCCAGAGCTCAAGACCAACGAAAAACTCATTATCACACTACTTTCAGGCGAAATTGAGCGCTTTACCAACAACCTTGTACAAGGCGAAAACATTTTTGCCACCTACATGGCCGAAAACAAGGCAAAGGACATTGAACAAATTACTGGCCAGCAGGCCTTTAAGCTCTATGACACCTACGGTTTTCCGCTAGAGGTTACCATCTTGCTCGCACAAGAAAATGGCATGAAAGTAAACATCACAGCATTTGAGCAAGAAATGAAAAAACAAAAAGAGCAGTCACGCGTTCAAAAGAAAACGGCAAAAGAAGATCTGCCCCAAGTTGAAAATATTATTACCGAATTTATCGGCTATCAAACAACAGAATGCAAGAGCCCTGTTGTGTTTGTTGACCATAAAGACGACTACTCATGGATCATTACAGAAAAAACACCATTTTACGTTGAGTCTGGAGGACAGGTCAATGACACTGCAACCCTGACCGTCAGAGATACAACATATCCTGTTCTTGACCTGGTTAAACTTGGCGACCTACATAAACCAGCTATTGCAGCAAAAATCGGCAATGCCATTGACGGAACAGGTCAGCGCAGCGACATTAAAAAAGACGATGTCGCACATTGCCTTGTCGATGCACAAATTCGTATAAATACCGTTAGAAACCACACCGCAACACACATGTTGCAAGCAGCTCTACTGCAGGTGCTTGGTCCACAAGTAAAACAGGCTGGTTCCGTGGTTAACGACAAATATCTACGCTTTGACTTTACTCACCACGAACCAATGAAACCTGAACAAATTGCTGCCGTTGAAAACATCGTCAACGACAGGATTCAAGAAGATATTAAAACAGAGGTCATACACACCACGCTTGATGATGCAAAGGCGCAAGGCATCATTGCTTTCTTTGGTGAAAAATATAATCCCGAAAGCGTTCGTGTCGTCAAAATCCCTGGTTTTTCAGCCGAGCTGTGTGGCGGAACGCACGCTCCCAGCACGGGCATTATCGGTAGCTTTAAAATTGTTAGTGACACAGCACTTGCAACTGGCACCCGCCGGTTAGTTGCTATCACAGGGCCTGAGGCCGTACAGACATTTCAACGCGACTTTAACACCGTCAAAAAACTAGGTGAGCTATTTAAGGCTAAGCCTGAAGAGGTGCTTGAAAATGTTGACCGCCTGCAAAAACAGCAGCAAGAAACACTGAGCATGCTTCGTCAATGTAAAAAACAACTCCTGAAAGCACAAATACCAACCTTTAGCAAACAGCTAACCACCGTTGGCAAGGTACCACTGCTCACACTTGAGCTAGAAGATGCAACCCCAGATGAGCTGCGTATGATTTGCCAAGAAATAGAAAAAGAGGCGCCTGGTTTTTACTTTATTTTGAACAAAGACAGCCAGGACAGTAGCCGACTGAACTTTTTGGCTTACACCAGCAAAGACGTGGCACAAACGGTATCACTTAAATCGCTTGCTACTGAGCTTAAGGAAAAGTTCAACATGCGCGGTGGTGGCAGCCCTACAACCATTCAGGGCGGCGGCGTTGATGTTGAGGCCGGTGCGGTTAAAGCTCACATAAAAAATTGGACTGCTGGTTTGTAA
- a CDS encoding PBP1A family penicillin-binding protein, which produces MLVRSYLRFTIGCFYISICCVLGGLVYFLSPDWIDVNTFDLFKEAQPSLVLDRYGKVIARFQAEKCDPVTFDQLPDVLVKAFVAAEDHDFFSHCGISLRGILRSVIVNCMRGRIVQGASTITQQLARRMFLSDERFFHRKLREVGLAFQLERQLSKEQILQLYLNILYFGRGIYGVQAACKRFWNKSVSQVTLEQAATLAAVAKSARFYSPLNNIERAQQRRNIILASMCKLGFIDEQRWQQARELPLELDDLAVSSNVKLYIQEWVRSWAEQQWGRDVLYQKGLVIKTTLDSAVQAQAQQAFLDQLDELRQKHGNQINGGLMTIDTTTGGIRAMIGGVDFKQSQFNRAIQASRQLGSAFKPFLYACGLHDGVNMERVFVDEPLEMEISPGKMWKPNNWHKKFEGSMTLVRALAKSNNIITIKLLLELGPERVCEWSKKFGLARCLTPYPSLALGTSEATIEETVAAFNVFANNGVYVQPYLIEHVRDKAGKRLYEHEGVQHRVLDHTLNSKMVNMLTHCMKHARTRYGNDWLDTQTIGKTGSTNGAASMWFIGATPELSTALYIGRDDGRSLGNYFYASKTALPIWVNMHKGIPTYTKQFYIDPRLQEVSIDWFTGQECSEVDSKRVVTVLRD; this is translated from the coding sequence GTGTTAGTTCGCTCATACCTTCGTTTTACGATAGGCTGCTTTTACATAAGTATTTGCTGTGTTTTGGGCGGACTTGTTTATTTTTTGAGTCCCGACTGGATTGACGTTAATACGTTTGACCTGTTCAAAGAGGCTCAGCCATCGCTTGTGCTTGATCGGTATGGAAAGGTCATAGCTCGTTTTCAAGCAGAAAAATGTGATCCGGTAACGTTTGATCAACTTCCAGATGTCTTGGTTAAAGCCTTTGTTGCTGCAGAGGATCATGATTTTTTTTCACATTGTGGTATCTCGTTGCGAGGTATTCTTCGCTCGGTCATAGTAAATTGTATGCGAGGGCGCATTGTGCAAGGTGCAAGTACGATTACTCAGCAGCTTGCACGACGTATGTTTCTGTCGGATGAGCGTTTTTTTCATCGTAAGTTGCGGGAGGTTGGGCTTGCATTTCAACTTGAGCGTCAACTTTCAAAAGAGCAGATCTTGCAGTTGTATCTTAATATTTTATATTTTGGCCGAGGCATTTATGGTGTGCAGGCGGCGTGTAAGCGTTTTTGGAATAAGTCAGTAAGTCAGGTAACACTTGAACAAGCAGCAACGCTTGCTGCTGTAGCAAAGTCGGCGCGTTTTTATTCTCCTCTGAATAATATTGAACGTGCGCAGCAACGTAGAAATATAATTCTTGCCAGTATGTGCAAGCTTGGCTTTATTGATGAGCAACGCTGGCAACAAGCAAGAGAACTTCCGCTTGAACTTGATGATTTGGCGGTGAGTAGCAATGTTAAGCTCTATATTCAGGAGTGGGTTCGCAGCTGGGCAGAACAACAGTGGGGCAGGGATGTGTTGTATCAAAAGGGACTCGTTATTAAAACTACCTTGGATAGTGCGGTGCAAGCGCAGGCTCAGCAAGCATTTCTTGACCAACTCGATGAGCTGCGCCAAAAACATGGTAACCAAATTAATGGTGGTCTTATGACCATTGATACAACTACTGGTGGCATTAGGGCTATGATTGGTGGTGTTGATTTTAAACAGTCGCAATTTAATCGTGCAATACAGGCATCCCGTCAGTTGGGTTCAGCATTTAAACCATTCTTGTATGCATGTGGTTTGCATGATGGTGTTAATATGGAGCGCGTGTTTGTTGACGAGCCGCTTGAGATGGAAATTAGTCCCGGCAAAATGTGGAAGCCAAATAATTGGCACAAAAAATTTGAAGGTTCAATGACCTTGGTGCGAGCTCTGGCAAAATCAAACAATATTATCACCATCAAGCTTTTGCTTGAACTTGGTCCAGAGCGTGTTTGTGAGTGGTCAAAAAAATTTGGCTTAGCGCGTTGTCTAACGCCATATCCATCATTAGCGTTAGGTACGTCTGAAGCGACGATTGAAGAAACGGTTGCCGCCTTTAATGTGTTTGCAAATAATGGCGTGTATGTGCAGCCATATTTGATTGAACACGTCAGAGATAAAGCTGGTAAGCGGTTGTATGAACACGAAGGTGTCCAGCATCGAGTCCTTGACCATACGCTGAATTCAAAGATGGTTAACATGCTTACCCATTGCATGAAGCATGCTCGTACGCGCTACGGCAATGACTGGCTTGATACGCAGACGATTGGCAAGACTGGCTCGACTAATGGTGCTGCGAGTATGTGGTTTATTGGCGCAACGCCAGAGCTTTCAACAGCGCTGTACATTGGACGTGACGATGGACGTAGCCTAGGAAATTATTTTTATGCAAGTAAAACGGCATTGCCGATTTGGGTGAACATGCATAAAGGGATCCCAACGTATACAAAACAGTTTTACATAGACCCTCGTTTGCAGGAGGTGAGCATTGACTGGTTTACCGGTCAGGAGTGCAGTGAAGTTGATAGCAAACGGGTGGTAACGGTTTTACGTGACTGA